A stretch of Besnoitia besnoiti strain Bb-Ger1 chromosome III, whole genome shotgun sequence DNA encodes these proteins:
- a CDS encoding hypothetical protein (encoded by transcript BESB_044540), giving the protein MEASGRLASRGSSRGHSSLCSAPSSGSSGARGGETSSHSSSLASAQASTISTSLPSRSEGDRPLPSRTTSLGGKSDRLHRLEQRLSGLHAGLEKQRQQRYQHLIEKLNHVEDDVAEVSEANTEAQSLFRDELKKIEGDLRDRQSELEADLARREQQAQEMERRLTRMLQTEQEALRDVENSLMNAFTEKTKALREEILQSGQLRQEQEASLRHYCEVEIPRLRDGLQEEMRQRENMERRILKHAAEEVERLSAQLAAERESRERHLQSLLSLFEEVVREVQRDISREKEDREKMQEDLVHLMEQTIDRITTSI; this is encoded by the exons ATGGAGGCCAGCGGCCGGCTGGCGTCCCGCGGGTCGTCGCGCGGGcactcctctctctgctctgcgccttcgtcgggGAGCAGCGGAGCTCGGGGGGGAGAGACGTCTAGTCACTCCTCCagtctcgcctccgcacaGGCTTCCACCATCTCAActtcgctgccgtcgcgcagcgaaggcgacaggcCGCTCCCCAGTCGCACAACCAGCCTCGGCGGCAAATCG GACAGGCTGCATCGGCTCGAGCAGCGGCTGTCGGGGCTCCACGCAGGgctggagaagcagagacagcagcgctATCAG CACCTGATTGAAAAGCTAAATCACGTGGAAGATGACGTGGCGGAGGTCAGCGAGGCGAACACAGAGGCCCAATCGCTTTTCCGCGACGAGCTGAAGAAGATCGAGGGCGACCTGCGAGACCGGCAGAGCGAGCTGGAGGCTgacctcgcgcgccgtgAGCAGCAAGCGCAGGAGATGGAGCGGAG GTTGACGCGCATGCTGCAGACCGAGCAGGAGGCGTTGCGGGACGTTGAGAACTCGCTGATGAACGCCTTCACAGAAAAAACCAAGGCGCTGAG AGAGGAAATTCTTCAGAGtgggcagctgcggcaggagCAAGAGGCTTCCCTCCGGCACTACTGCGAG GTTGAGattccgcggctgcgcgacggACTTCAAGAAGAAAtgcgacagagagaaaacatGGAGCGGCG GATTCTGaagcacgcggcggaggaagtgGAGCGTCTGAGCGCGCAGTTggccgccgagagagagtCGCG GGAGCGCCACCTTCAGTCGCTGCTGTCACTGTTCGAGGAAGTGGTGCGCGAAGTGCAGCGCGACATTTCgcgggagaaggaagacCGAGAGAAGATGCAGGAAGACCTAGTTCACCTGATGGAGCAGACAATCGACCGAATCACAACTTCCATCTAA